In Desulfobacter hydrogenophilus, the genomic stretch TTGTGTTTCAAAAAGCAATGAATCAAAAATGTATTTTTTTTGTGTGTGAGCGCAGATTTTTTCTTGAAATAGATATTTTGAGAGGAACAAAACCCATATCGACGCAAAGATGAACACAAATTAAAAAGGCCTTTAAAAAATCCATATTTACAAAGGGGCTGAAACCCAACTATAATTCATGGTCAATTTTTTTGGATGGAATTAAAAGGAAAAGGAAAAGGAAAACAAAATGAAAGGCTTTAAATTTGCCGGAATTTGTGCCGGAATTAAAAAAAATAGATCCATGGATCTTGGCCTGATCTATTCGGAAAAACCTGCTTGTGCAGCAGCATTGTTTACACAAAACCAGGTGGTTGCAGCTCCAGTTATTCTTGGCAGAAAAACCATGGAAAAGGGCATGCTCCAGGCAATACTGGTCAATTCAGGGAATGCCAACTGTTTTACCGGTGCACAGGGGATAGCCCATGCAGAGCAATGCGTTGAACTTGTGGCCAAAGCCCTTAACATTGACCCTGAACATGTATTGGTCTCTTCCACCGGGGTGATCGGTGCGCCCTTGCCCATGGATAAAATTGAAGCAAAAATTCCAGAAGCTGTAAGAAGTCTTGACGCTTGTACAATTGTCGATTTTGCCGGCGCTATCCTCACCACAGATACCTGCACTAAAATGGTGTCCCGCAATGGGACAATTAATCCATCCGCAGGCAATCCATCCGGGGATGAAAAAAGCTTTACCATTATGGGCGTTGCCAAAGGTTCAGGTATGATTCGGCCGGATATGGCCACCATGCTTTCCTATATACTTACTGATGCGGATATTTCAAGCAGTCTGCTCAAACAGGCACTGACCCATGCCGCGTTTCGTTCTTTTAACCGGATTACCGTGGACGGGGATACCAGCACCAACGATACCCTTGTCTGTATGGCCAGCGGGGCAGGGACGGCAGTGATCGACAATGATGAATCCCTTGGGGTATTCCAAGCGGCTTTAGATGAGGTCTGCTATGAGCTTGCTAAAAAGATTGTCAAAGACGGGGAAGGTGCCACAAAGGTTGCCACCATCACGGTCAAAGGCGCTTTGACCTCTAAGGATGCATTTAAAGCGGCCGAGGCCATTGCTCATTCTCCCCTTGTCAAAACCGCCCTTTATGGCCAGGACCCCAATTGGGGCAGGATCACTGCGGCGGCAGGAAGATCCGGGGCTACAGTGGACCAGGATAAGATGGATTTGTATTTTGATGATGTCCTGCTGGTTCAAAACGGGCAGTGGCAGGGTAAAGACGCGGAAAAAAAGGCGGCGGAAGTTATGAAACGGGATGAAATCAACATTGTTCTGGATCTCAATCTCGGAGACGGTCAGGATATGTTTTTGTTCTGCGATTTCAGTGAAAACTATGTCAAAATCAATGCCGACTACAGATCCTGAAACAGTGCAAGGTCTCCGGCTGCAGAAACTTTTAGCCCATAGCGGGCTTTGTTCGCGCAGAAAGGCAGAGACCCTTATCCTTGACGGCAGGGTGTCAGTGAATGGAATGGTTGTAACAGCACTTGGCACCAAGGCAGATCCGGCAAAGGATACGGTCTGCCTTGACGGCAAGCCGGTTCACTATACATCGGACAAAACCCGGGAATATACCTATCTTGCCGTAAACAAACCCAAAGGGGTGGTCACAACCTGCGCCCAGAAAAATGCAAAAATTATTCTGGACCTTGTGCCGGTAAAACAAAGAGTCTATCCCGTGGGACGCTTGGATAAGGATTCCGTGGGGCTTGTTCTGCTCACCGATGACGGTGACCTGCATAACCGGTTATCCCATCCCTCCCATGACCATGAAAAAGAGTATCTGGTGTTTGCTGTGCGGCCTGTCAGCGACCAGGATCTGACTGCCATGGCCCAGGGCATGATGATAGACGGAAAAAAAACCCGGCGGGCCAAGGTCCGCAGGGTTTCTGAAAACGGATTTAAAATTGTTTTAAAGCAGGGGTTAAACCGCCAGATTCGGAAAATGGTGGGCAAAATCGGCAATCAGGTGACCATGCTCAAACGGATTCGCATGGCCAATATCCGCCTTGGCAGTCTGCCCCCCGGCAAATGGCGACATCTCACCGGAAAAGAGGTAAAAGGGCTAAGACAATGATTGAATACCAACGCTTTTTCTGACTTTGTCCAGGAAGGGTACGGAATATTCCCTGGCTCGAAGCGCCCCTTTTTTCAAAATATCTTCAATATCTTTGGGATTGGCCATCAGCTCTTCGTACTGCTGTCTGGGTTCTTTTAAAATATCATTGATGTATTCAAACAGCTCCTGTTTCATGGTACCCCAGGCAATGCCCTCCCGGTACCGCTGTGCCAGATCTTTTGTCTGTTGCTCTGTGGCAAAAGCCCGGTAAATTGAAAACAA encodes the following:
- the argJ gene encoding bifunctional glutamate N-acetyltransferase/amino-acid acetyltransferase ArgJ, giving the protein MKGFKFAGICAGIKKNRSMDLGLIYSEKPACAAALFTQNQVVAAPVILGRKTMEKGMLQAILVNSGNANCFTGAQGIAHAEQCVELVAKALNIDPEHVLVSSTGVIGAPLPMDKIEAKIPEAVRSLDACTIVDFAGAILTTDTCTKMVSRNGTINPSAGNPSGDEKSFTIMGVAKGSGMIRPDMATMLSYILTDADISSSLLKQALTHAAFRSFNRITVDGDTSTNDTLVCMASGAGTAVIDNDESLGVFQAALDEVCYELAKKIVKDGEGATKVATITVKGALTSKDAFKAAEAIAHSPLVKTALYGQDPNWGRITAAAGRSGATVDQDKMDLYFDDVLLVQNGQWQGKDAEKKAAEVMKRDEINIVLDLNLGDGQDMFLFCDFSENYVKINADYRS
- a CDS encoding pseudouridine synthase, which produces MPTTDPETVQGLRLQKLLAHSGLCSRRKAETLILDGRVSVNGMVVTALGTKADPAKDTVCLDGKPVHYTSDKTREYTYLAVNKPKGVVTTCAQKNAKIILDLVPVKQRVYPVGRLDKDSVGLVLLTDDGDLHNRLSHPSHDHEKEYLVFAVRPVSDQDLTAMAQGMMIDGKKTRRAKVRRVSENGFKIVLKQGLNRQIRKMVGKIGNQVTMLKRIRMANIRLGSLPPGKWRHLTGKEVKGLRQ